Proteins encoded by one window of Salvia splendens isolate huo1 chromosome 7, SspV2, whole genome shotgun sequence:
- the LOC121741084 gene encoding uncharacterized protein LOC121741084, translating to MEGETNQDHSFLGALDSPEGSPSSNAVDGLASDGNRHDGSNVGTSNLQEQTFDDDAVPQKEILVRGTASGSLTTSSSASSSDQPSSSSGIGRLLSGRFTFKSNQLVKKLLQNSVHLRVGGIDSRSLSISLHVPSSNQQWYTSIGVSTRGLRLTPLRNLAPRLVGNVAQVSGNQEWISDYPWSTGLSEEQIRGRLKERKHTKERCSICLEDYDEGDDLGILDCKHEFHKSCIEKWLLLKNTCPICIRKALEIE from the exons atggaaggggaaacaaatcaGGATCATTCCTTTCTCGGAGCATTGGACTCACCGGAAGGCTCTCCTAGCAGTAATGCTGTGGATGGCTTGGCTTCTGATGGTAACAGGCATGACGGAAGTAACGTTGGCACAAGTAACCTGCAAGAACAAACCTTCGATGATGATGCTGTGCCACAAAAGGAGATTCTGGTCCGTGGCACTGCCTCGGGAAGTTTAACTACATCATCAAGTGCGTCTTCTTCTGATCAACCGAGTTCAAGTAGTGGAATTGGTAGACTACTCTCTGGACGCTTCACATTTAAGTCCAACCAGCTGGTAAAGAAGTTATTGCAGAATAGTGTTCATTTACGTGTCGGTGGCATTGACTCAAGAAGTTTATCTATATCATTACATGTGCCTTCTTCTAATCAACAATGGTATACAAGTATTGGAGTTAGTACTCGTGGACTACGCCTCACTCCTCTCAGAAACTTAGCTCCAAGGCTAGTTGGAAATGTTGCTCAGGTGTCCGGAAATCAGGAGTGGATAAGTGACTATCCGTGGAGTACTGGACTGAGTGAGGAACAGATTCGCGGCCGTTTGAAAGAGCGGAAGCATACAAAGGAAAGATGCAGCATCTGTCTG GAGGATTATGATGAAGGAGATGATCTTGGGATATTGGATTGTAAGCATGAGTTCCACAAGAGTTGCATCGAGAAATGGTTGCTACTGAAGAACACATGTCCAATTTGCATAAGAAAAGCCTTGGAAATTGAATGA